A section of the Sedimentisphaera cyanobacteriorum genome encodes:
- a CDS encoding LamG-like jellyroll fold domain-containing protein, with translation MNRKLVSLLSFMVLSYALLASPVALQHISFDDNFGNAVYVDDEGGVAGAIDYVTGAPVGKGAEFTNPTEASQGDYLKLSQIMEQKGTVAMWLNIDQSYNYQNIWDCGTGSWQWEMYNDETGTFFTKIDGWPGCRMYEGSDYSLDSWFHYAWTWDTTSGSAVCKLYINGVEVDSVTQNSAASGSSFNVGAGLEGNFKYNGMMDEFYIMDSVMEPNDIMNSFVNPANEGTLATNPYPYVSQEVETDSVTLSWDAPSGAASPSYNVYFKEGDSDFTAVTPVSTASSSINKTVSNNNTYYWRVDVVDGDTTYEGIVWQFSAALEDDLPVAAAYLPFEDNRFGGVDYIDDQGGVAGDIAITDNGVIGKYANFVNPNDPAQGDSLYAEHPGESGTVAMWAKYADTAAVNSNAVLWDASVAGNDWKLYPAGTSLYARLAASQWAPNITTLETLTDWFHIAWTWEKTGEKAETILYIDGVEVSTEMQNLDAHSDAFKIGGGFSWYPKFDGGMDEAYLFENALNADQVAALITDAQDGVLATNPIPSVSETVYNEQTALSWTAPASVTSPSYNVYVAADEPVFSNVTPVVTTETSIDITVETATTYYWKVEVVEGSTAYSPIIWQFDTMLGNDLPVALAHVSFEDDQIKGVAYVDDQGDAEGDIVITENGIIGKYGNFTNPNTNPQGDSLYAEHPGESGSVAMWAKYADTAAVNSNAVLWDASVAGNDWKLYPAGTSLYARLAASQWAPNITTLETLTDWFHIVWTWDKTGLQADTVLYINGVEVSSEAQNFDAHADVFRIGGGFSWYPKFDGGMDEVYLFDRALTADQVTSLITDAEDGILATNPQPAAGQVTASQVSDSLSWTAPSAVTAPTYNVYFSTNPTLPADTQVAAGISATSVAVPDGCVEGKRYYWRVDVVDGDTTNTGIVWSFKYYYLDTDLNKDAYVNNIDYAAVADNYNKSNLTVGTDMPIDDFESYASTSEMNANWQIVPNDYFTVVNVGQGELGLLGTGDPNYAPYNGDGALKLTYDFTDGGADWAIADFMYEFDTPQDLSAYDEFEMWVNFGEANSKEQYFYVKLFQGGIGCGGTGGDDGDYRLQSPSLYIAETPDATTNQSTGWKKITGDLTQYSDLTDIHGFQIGCSSAPFTSDAFGTGTIFFDDIKFVFIPECTAAIEGDFNDDCEVNMSDVKQLSEDWLK, from the coding sequence ATGAACAGGAAATTAGTTAGTTTATTATCATTCATGGTGCTGTCTTATGCATTGCTGGCATCGCCCGTTGCTTTGCAGCACATTTCATTTGATGATAATTTTGGCAATGCTGTCTATGTTGATGATGAAGGCGGCGTTGCCGGGGCTATTGATTATGTTACGGGTGCTCCAGTAGGAAAGGGGGCAGAATTTACAAATCCTACAGAAGCCAGCCAGGGTGATTACCTGAAGCTCTCTCAAATAATGGAGCAAAAAGGCACAGTTGCTATGTGGCTCAATATCGACCAAAGCTACAACTACCAGAATATATGGGATTGTGGTACTGGCAGCTGGCAATGGGAAATGTACAACGATGAAACCGGAACATTTTTCACAAAGATAGATGGCTGGCCCGGCTGCAGGATGTATGAAGGTTCGGACTATTCCCTTGATTCATGGTTCCATTATGCATGGACATGGGATACAACAAGCGGAAGCGCTGTATGCAAGCTTTACATCAATGGTGTAGAGGTTGATTCTGTTACTCAGAATTCTGCTGCATCTGGTTCATCATTCAATGTTGGTGCCGGTTTGGAAGGCAACTTTAAGTATAACGGTATGATGGATGAATTTTATATTATGGACTCTGTAATGGAGCCTAATGATATTATGAACTCTTTTGTTAATCCAGCAAATGAAGGCACACTTGCAACCAATCCATATCCGTATGTTTCTCAAGAAGTTGAAACTGATAGCGTAACACTGAGTTGGGATGCGCCATCAGGTGCTGCTTCCCCAAGTTATAATGTGTATTTTAAAGAAGGCGATTCAGATTTTACAGCTGTAACACCTGTTTCAACTGCTTCTTCTTCAATCAACAAGACAGTGTCAAACAATAATACTTATTATTGGAGAGTTGATGTTGTTGACGGTGATACAACTTATGAAGGTATTGTGTGGCAGTTCTCGGCTGCTCTGGAAGATGACCTTCCTGTTGCTGCAGCTTATCTGCCTTTTGAGGATAACAGATTTGGCGGCGTAGATTATATTGATGATCAGGGCGGCGTTGCCGGCGATATAGCTATCACAGATAATGGTGTTATCGGCAAGTATGCAAATTTCGTTAATCCAAACGATCCGGCGCAGGGTGATTCTCTCTATGCAGAACATCCGGGCGAGAGCGGTACTGTTGCTATGTGGGCAAAATACGCAGATACTGCTGCTGTTAATTCTAATGCTGTGCTTTGGGATGCTTCTGTTGCAGGCAATGATTGGAAGCTTTACCCAGCAGGGACATCTTTATATGCTCGTCTTGCTGCAAGCCAATGGGCTCCAAACATAACAACGCTTGAGACCCTCACAGATTGGTTCCATATTGCTTGGACATGGGAAAAGACCGGGGAAAAAGCCGAAACAATTCTTTATATTGATGGTGTTGAAGTCAGCACTGAGATGCAGAATTTAGACGCTCATTCAGATGCATTCAAAATTGGCGGAGGCTTTTCATGGTATCCCAAGTTTGATGGCGGGATGGATGAGGCATATCTGTTTGAAAACGCACTTAACGCTGATCAGGTTGCAGCACTTATCACGGATGCTCAGGACGGAGTTCTTGCAACAAATCCAATACCCTCGGTATCAGAAACCGTTTACAACGAGCAGACTGCTTTAAGCTGGACGGCGCCAGCAAGCGTTACATCTCCATCATACAACGTGTATGTCGCTGCTGACGAGCCGGTATTTTCAAATGTAACGCCTGTTGTTACAACAGAAACTTCAATTGATATTACAGTTGAAACTGCAACAACATACTACTGGAAAGTGGAAGTGGTTGAAGGTTCAACTGCATATTCTCCAATAATCTGGCAGTTTGATACTATGCTTGGCAATGACCTTCCTGTAGCTCTTGCACACGTTTCTTTTGAGGACGACCAGATCAAAGGTGTTGCTTATGTTGACGACCAGGGCGATGCTGAAGGCGATATAGTTATCACTGAGAATGGTATTATTGGAAAGTATGGTAATTTTACCAATCCTAACACAAATCCTCAGGGTGATTCTCTCTATGCAGAACATCCAGGCGAGAGCGGTTCTGTTGCTATGTGGGCAAAATACGCAGATACTGCTGCTGTTAATTCTAATGCTGTGCTTTGGGATGCTTCTGTTGCAGGCAATGATTGGAAGCTTTACCCAGCAGGGACATCTTTATATGCTCGTCTTGCTGCAAGCCAATGGGCTCCAAACATAACAACGCTTGAGACCCTCACAGATTGGTTCCATATTGTATGGACATGGGATAAGACTGGCTTGCAGGCTGATACTGTTCTTTATATTAATGGCGTTGAGGTTAGCTCTGAGGCCCAGAACTTTGATGCTCACGCAGATGTGTTCAGGATCGGCGGCGGCTTCTCATGGTATCCCAAGTTTGATGGCGGGATGGATGAGGTATATCTGTTTGATCGTGCCCTTACAGCAGATCAGGTTACATCTTTGATAACTGACGCAGAGGACGGTATTCTTGCAACAAATCCGCAGCCTGCTGCAGGTCAAGTTACTGCTTCACAGGTTTCTGATTCTCTGAGCTGGACAGCTCCTTCAGCAGTAACAGCTCCGACATATAATGTTTATTTTAGTACAAATCCAACTCTGCCTGCTGATACACAAGTGGCCGCTGGAATCTCTGCAACAAGCGTTGCTGTTCCTGATGGCTGCGTAGAGGGCAAGAGATACTACTGGAGAGTCGATGTAGTCGATGGCGATACAACGAATACCGGTATTGTATGGAGCTTCAAGTATTACTACCTTGACACTGATCTTAACAAAGATGCCTATGTAAATAATATTGACTATGCTGCAGTTGCAGACAATTATAACAAAAGCAATCTGACAGTCGGAACCGATATGCCAATTGATGACTTTGAAAGCTATGCTTCAACTTCTGAAATGAATGCAAACTGGCAAATTGTTCCAAATGATTATTTTACAGTAGTTAATGTTGGCCAAGGTGAGCTGGGTCTGCTGGGAACGGGTGATCCTAACTATGCCCCTTACAATGGTGACGGCGCATTAAAGCTTACCTACGACTTCACTGACGGTGGAGCAGACTGGGCTATTGCAGATTTTATGTACGAGTTTGATACTCCGCAAGACCTTTCTGCCTACGATGAGTTTGAAATGTGGGTTAACTTTGGAGAAGCTAACAGCAAAGAACAATATTTCTATGTAAAGCTCTTCCAAGGCGGTATCGGCTGCGGCGGTACTGGCGGTGATGACGGTGATTACCGTCTCCAGAGCCCCTCACTGTATATTGCTGAGACTCCTGATGCTACAACTAACCAATCAACGGGCTGGAAGAAGATAACAGGCGATCTTACGCAATATTCAGACTTGACTGATATCCATGGTTTCCAGATCGGCTGCTCATCTGCACCGTTTACTTCAGATGCGTTTGGGACTGGTACAATTTTCTTTGATGATATCAAATTTGTATTTATTCCGGAATGTACAGCGGCTATTGAAGGAGACTTCAACGATGACTGCGAAGTTAATATGTCTGATGTTAAACAGCTTTCTGAAGATTGGCTAAAATGA
- a CDS encoding type II secretion system protein, whose amino-acid sequence MRKKAFTLIELLVVISIIALLMAILMPALGRARESAKNVICGTNLKQIGVGTAMYVADYNGRLPSAVPYEEKNESWNPTGTGAWFNPGIYGSGGEVYIDGKTRNYPGVGAYIDVRLKENPLQNNSMPESGSVLLCPSLTKRQLNDVFPTGVCYGMNFEFTTASFAGVSRPGDRVLFADSTFYFFTYDRIQEPWISQPSTATVLWDKYRDLTSGYLGDYQEDEVYVIPGRHGAGNGSQSHESAEKGKTNVMFVDGHVEGINRSSLDESAVDDSRDNVPTKDKVGTRMIDNGLRDK is encoded by the coding sequence ATGAGAAAAAAGGCCTTTACATTAATTGAATTGCTCGTAGTGATATCAATTATAGCATTGCTTATGGCAATACTTATGCCTGCATTAGGAAGGGCAAGAGAGTCTGCGAAAAATGTAATTTGCGGTACAAACCTAAAACAGATTGGTGTTGGTACAGCAATGTATGTAGCTGATTACAATGGACGTTTGCCTTCCGCAGTACCTTATGAAGAAAAAAATGAATCATGGAATCCAACTGGTACTGGCGCATGGTTCAATCCTGGCATATACGGCAGCGGCGGGGAAGTTTATATTGATGGAAAGACAAGAAACTATCCTGGTGTTGGTGCGTATATCGACGTTAGGCTGAAAGAAAATCCTCTTCAAAACAATTCTATGCCTGAATCCGGCTCTGTTCTGTTATGTCCAAGTTTAACTAAAAGACAGCTCAATGACGTATTCCCTACAGGTGTATGTTATGGTATGAACTTTGAGTTTACAACTGCATCTTTTGCAGGCGTTAGCCGCCCTGGGGACAGGGTTTTGTTTGCTGATTCAACATTTTATTTCTTTACTTATGACCGCATTCAAGAGCCATGGATATCTCAGCCAAGTACTGCAACGGTCCTTTGGGATAAATACAGGGATTTGACAAGCGGATATCTCGGCGACTATCAGGAAGACGAGGTTTATGTGATACCTGGCAGACACGGTGCTGGAAATGGTTCTCAAAGTCATGAATCTGCGGAAAAGGGCAAGACTAATGTAATGTTTGTCGATGGACACGTAGAGGGCATAAACAGAAGCAGTTTAGATGAAAGTGCTGTTGACGACTCAAGGGATAATGTCCCTACTAAAGACAAAGTAGGCACTAGAATGATTGACAATGGTTTAAGGGATAAATGA
- a CDS encoding DUF4434 domain-containing protein — protein sequence MKITGTFIDEITHDIPSSNWGEREWEADFQAMKYIGIDTVIIIRNGYRNLATFNSKVLSSNFDMINAPIDLLELFLSLSDKYGINLFFGTYDSGKYWMNGDYQREVDINKAFTEEVNDKYGHHPSFQGWYISHEIDTYNPDVMNVYRQLGNHLKGLRDIPILISPYIHGKKQFAEDPTSLEQHKESWDKVFAEIRDCVDIVAFQDGNVDYAELYDYLLVNSKLAKKYQLTGWTNVETFDRDVLIKFPPINWPALCHKMDAATRSGVDKMITFEFSHFMSPFSIYPAARHLYDRYCESVGLTPLNAGVESDTIRLGEILSDRLENSIADTSALSNM from the coding sequence ATGAAAATAACTGGAACATTTATAGATGAGATCACCCATGACATTCCTTCATCTAACTGGGGGGAAAGAGAATGGGAAGCTGATTTTCAAGCAATGAAATATATTGGCATTGATACTGTTATCATAATTAGGAATGGCTATCGCAATCTTGCGACATTTAACTCAAAGGTTTTGAGTTCCAATTTTGATATGATCAATGCTCCGATTGACCTGTTAGAACTCTTTCTGTCACTGTCTGATAAGTATGGCATAAATCTATTCTTCGGAACTTATGACAGCGGCAAATATTGGATGAATGGTGATTATCAGCGAGAAGTTGATATTAATAAGGCTTTTACAGAAGAGGTGAACGATAAATATGGTCATCATCCGTCTTTTCAGGGATGGTATATCAGCCATGAGATTGATACGTACAATCCTGATGTTATGAATGTTTACAGGCAGCTTGGAAACCACTTGAAAGGCCTGAGAGATATTCCAATTCTTATTTCACCTTATATTCATGGTAAAAAGCAATTTGCAGAAGATCCCACTTCTCTTGAGCAGCATAAAGAATCTTGGGATAAGGTTTTTGCAGAGATAAGAGATTGTGTTGACATCGTCGCTTTTCAGGACGGCAATGTTGATTATGCAGAGCTTTATGATTATTTGCTTGTGAATTCTAAGCTTGCAAAAAAATATCAGCTGACAGGCTGGACTAATGTTGAGACCTTTGACAGGGATGTCCTAATCAAATTTCCGCCGATAAACTGGCCGGCGTTATGCCACAAAATGGATGCAGCGACGAGATCTGGCGTGGATAAGATGATAACTTTCGAGTTTTCTCATTTTATGAGCCCGTTTTCAATCTACCCCGCGGCAAGGCATCTTTATGACAGATATTGTGAATCAGTTGGGTTGACTCCGTTGAATGCTGGAGTGGAATCTGATACAATCAGGTTAGGCGAGATTCTGTCAGACAGGCTCGAAAACTCAATTGCTGATACCAGTGCCTTAAGTAATATGTGA